The Kryptolebias marmoratus isolate JLee-2015 linkage group LG21, ASM164957v2, whole genome shotgun sequence genome segment AATCAGTGACTGCTCTGAACTGCAGGCTGGAAACTTTGACTCCTAAGTCAAGGTGTTTTAAGTCGTGCAGAACTTGATTTGGTTGTTCCTTcctggaacaaaaacaacaggtaTTCTCTGAAAATTGTTATCTGGCAGCATTTTGTCCAGCCCCATCCAATGTGAAGTAATGCTCTCAGAGCCAATACAAATGCTGAGTTTTGATAAATTTCCCTGCTAAGTCAGAAGAAAACCTGGTCGTTTTAGCCTGTAGCTTTTGTAACCGTTCATTGGCGTTGCCATCATCAAATTACAATTCGCCcgcgtttttttcttttggttttatttttaattttaacatccAGTATGTTGACTTTTTGTCAGTAAAACTACAGGTTTAAATAATGTCCAACTATTGCGGtgtagttttatttgcatttgatAGTGACCTGgcgtttttaaaaacatgcttgaAGTTGATAAGATGTGATGCATGCTTGTGTCCCCCtccccaaaaaacaaatcttaaacagtttttttttgttgtttttttacatctctGGCAGCTTTTCCCGTACAACGAGGATGCTGGTGTCCTCATCGGCACCAGGAAGAAAACCAGCCTGGTAGCCTCACTTGCTGATATCGCCTGGATTGACAGGGAtgaagaggatgatgatgattacCTTGGCAGACCCCAGTGAGAGCAGCACAATGATCCAGAAGAAAACCTTTTCTAGACCAGAAGGTTTAAGAATTGATGTGCTCATGTGAAAAGTGTTCAGAAATATGTGATCTAGTTGTATTTATGGCCTCGTTGGAACAGGTCGGGGATCCCGCCGGGGTTCGTTTTTCGAGCCCAAAGGCCTCATCCTCGGAGAAAACCCCTCACGCGTCAGAGGTCACTACCCAGCCTGCACCAGGGCGCTTCGGACCCGCAGGGGGCATCGGCCACGAACGATGAGGCGATCCAGAAGATCAGCGCTTTGGAGACTGAACTCGCCAAACTCAGAGCTCAGATAGCTCAGATCGTCTTGGCTCAGGAAAAGACTGCACAGTCAGGTTTCTGGATTTATTCCCCACAGCAGAAATTAACTGGGAATTCTGTTCAGTTTCGCTGTAATTCTGTAACTTCTCCACAAGGTGGCAGCAGAATCTTACATGTTACACAGCTTTCAACtcgtcttttcttttctttgtttccttcagcTGCTACTACAGGGGCACCACCCCCTCCACCTTCTGGTACTCTTCCTCCTTGtcctcctcccccaccccctccacctcTACCACCACCAGGACTACAGCGGACATTTTCAGCCATCGATTTGATAAAAGAGCGCAGAGGAAGGAAGACAAATGGTCCGATAGCGCTAGACTCAAAGGCGACAGAAATCCCCAGCATGCTTGAAATCTTAAAGGACATCAACAAAGTTAAGCTGCGGTCTGTAAAAAGGTGCGTCTGAACTTCAGTGCTCGATCAGTCACAGTAAAattgatgttttgttgtcaaTTGTGACCCCATTTACCGTTTATTGAATTGACAGTGCAGCTCAGTCTGACGCCTTCAGTTCACAGGATTCTGAGTGAACTGAAAGCATCAACTCTTGtaatattattactattattaatGCTTTCATCGCCTTGTTCCATTTTCCTAGTCGGTCAGTGGAAGACGAGGCCCAGGCGAAGTCGCAGGGGCCAGCAGACGCTGCAGCGCTCATCGCTGAAGCCCTGAAGCGCAAGTTCGCTCATCGCTATCGACGAGGCAGCGGACAGGAAGACAAGGAAGACTTCCAACTTCCTGTCCCCGAGGTCAAACCTCAAACTGAAGCCCCTCTGGTGAGCAACGTGCTTTTAAGCTTGTCGTCTGATTTATATCTGGAGAGCTGTGTGTTGACGTGGATAAAGGCTTGAAATTCTGTTTTGAAttaattcaactttttttgCGTTTTCTGTccagctctgtttttaaaatcttacgtttttgtattttacccCCACAGTTTGGGCAGCACATGTTGAAACAGACTGGAAAGAGGAAGTTTCTGTGATCAGGTGAAGCTGAGCTGCTGATCCAAGCGTTCTCTGGACTCTTTAAAGCGCCTTGTTCATCTTTTCAGCTTCTGCCCTGATTTATTCTGGCTAGCCCAAATATCAGTCATCCGATTCTTCCTGACCGTATTTTGCACTTTTATGTCAGCCTTAGGCTTTACAAACATCATTTTCTGTTGTGAACGTCCAACACCAACAgattaataactttatttttagttattctTTAGACATTAAGTTAATTTTATTGCACATAGAATGGGTGATCAATTGTGCGCCCTTATTTCTGAGGGGTGGGTAAAAGCCAGAAAGCTCATAAAGTGTGGAAGAAAGGAGCAatttctgacttgttgaatttCGCACAGTATTGTTTAAATAGATACACAAATTAAGGACTAATTTATGTTTGGGAGCTGgctatttataaaactgtaacTTCTGTTTTTAGCAGTGAATTATGTTTTAGATCTTTCCGTCGATTCTTAAGAGTCACATCTGTTCAAGGTTTGTTACAGCTGCTCCTTCTGGATGTGTTGCagattttaagtatttttctgatgttttatttgccTTTAAGAGCCAAAGACATTCCACTCTTCGCCCtgctacattttgctttttgcaagacttccctgtttttatttctctatttaaattaagaaaaccTTAAACTCTAAGTTCATGGGTCTCAGTGAAGAATGAAGGTGAAGTGAAGTTTTATCAGTTCCTACCTCTGTGTTCAGGAGTCTCCTTTTGTCCTAAAAAACAAGTCCTAATTAAGATTTCATAAGTAATTTGCACATTCTGATGCCAACATTTGTGACAAAGTAGAGCTTTGCTGTTTTAATCAACActaatacctttttttttttaataagggAAGAACTGGATgtgtcagtttttaatttacgGTTCAAGATTTTGAACAGGAAATGTCTGAAGTTTCTAAGCTTGTAATAAAAGTTGAATTCTCctgacttctttgtttttattaactcgTTTAAAGCTCTCGTGGTCCAATGAGAACGTCTTGAAATTTGCCAAATTTGGGACcataatgaacatttttaatctGATTTGACATTTTATAGATAGGTGGTGAGTAATAAAGAGTCTGAATCCcataaaaatcagcaaaatattttataaatcaatcaatcaataattgaactgtaagaaaacaatcattgggtTAATGTTTGCtctcaacctaatttaagatggctgacctttagtaaaacataaaaatggctgaaactcagccagttttagagatacagagctaaaatttgatgtggtagtagctgagagtcacgtTTAATCCATATTTCAAGCTAACAGATTATGAGATGTAGCATaaaggttggaccaaaatggctgaaagGCTGCGGGTGATACgcgtttttttattaaacatttctgGAGAGATTAAATGACCCTAACAAGTATCCGACTCCATGCTTGTGAAATTCAACAACAGGTTTTATTATTCAAATTGTAACTGCAACAGGCATGTATCAAAAAGGTCAATACAGCAAAGCCTTTACAAAATCTGGCTCGACACCGAAGTCTTCCCAAAAAATGGCTGTCGCAACAAATTGTAAACAGTTTCAACAGTCTTACAGCACTTACAGCAAAAATACGTATCAGCTAAAGTAAGAAAAGCACCTGTTATCGTTCAAAATgttccaacacaaacacaatgtgtGCCACTGTACAGAATCCGAAACAAACCCAACACAAAGAAATGGAATGTTCAAAATTCACTCGACTGTTCCGTTTccgtacaaaaaaaaaaaaaaagacagctggAGTTGTTCCtcaccaaaataaacaaaccaaaaaggcAAAAGGGATTGGACAGTGCATTCAAAGACGAGCACACCATGCACTTGATGGGAACAGGAGTCAGTTTGGTCACTTAGCATAGTTTGTGCATAGTTGTAAGGCATCAGTCGAGCAGTCCGTTAGGTTTCATGTGGCTGTGAGAGACATTCTGCTTAGAGGGAGCCTCTTTCTGCTTATCCGAGCAACTTCGCACCGTCTGCAGTCACCTCCTCTCcctcttaaaacaaacaaacaaagaaaaaaacccaaataaaaaaggaaaattcttGCAAAACCCTGAGCGAGTCGAGTTGCATGGAGTGAAGTTCCATTCCAGGTGAGACTGACCACTCTCCAGTCCGCCAGGGAAGCTCCCTGAATTCGACCAGGACTGGATGATCCAGAgaaatatacatacatacaaaaaagaaatttgtaCAATAATACCTTTTACAGGATGTAAGAGACAAAGCTGCATGTCCGACACCATCGCCGTCGTTTTGGAGTGCAGGGACACACGGTAGCACAGGCGGAGTCGTTTATGGCATCTGGTCTGTTTGAATAAAGTTCTGCTCATGGCTTCAACAGTGGGATGACGGTTCAGATgagttccttttattttcttcttctttcacatCTGTGCTCCGAAGGCAAAGCCGTGGAGCCGACGCGTTTCACTTCAGTTTCaaggggagaaaataaaataaaagtacaacaaaCACGGTGATGCGTAAACAGTCTTCGTAGAGGCAGCAGAAGGACTGGgcttgtcacatttttttttttttttttttctgtttttacataaGGAAGAATCTTCAATACAAATCCAACACGTCATCATCCTCAGGAGGGTCCCACATCGAAATACTCCGGTTGTCTCAGTTCAGTTCATTcttcaaatctttgttttcaaatggCACTTCAAAATaccaagtcttttttttcagtttatactGCTTTCCCCTTAAggttcaccaaaaaaaaaaaaaaaaaaaaaaaaaaaaaaagtggcaatTCAGTCAGTAATGCCAGAATTACagttaacaaataaataaagcaaataaaagaaatacagcaGTAGCCAAATGAGGTATCTATGTATTGCTCTATGCcaaaaaagaggaattaaaaattaaataaattaaataaaatcagtggtTTATCAAGATGGGAGGCCAAAGCAACGAGACAAAAACAAGGTGTTAGGATCAGGTGGGTCAGTGGCAAGGTGGACCGTCAGCGTGTGgccaggggtcaggggtcaggagGCCAAAGGGCATACAAGGAGTGTCAGGATTCTCTGCTTCCCTGAGGTATTTCTTTGGAGCTGCTTCctgtcgctgctgctgctgcggcgcTGTccgtggcggcggcggcgctgGGCTCCGCCTCCTCTGAGGCGGGGGTTTGCTCCTGCTGCAGGCCGCCCCAGCTGGCTTTGTTCAGCCCCATGTGGCCCAGCATAGTTTGGGACAGACGTGTGTCGGAGAAACGAGCCCACTCTGCAAACAGCGGCTCTGCCACGTAGGTCATAAAGCCTGGGGGGTGGGAACAGCCGCAGATTAGCCTTCGTATTAATTACAGGCTATAAATAACAGCAAATATCGATCATAGCCGCCATACTTGCCTATCTGAATGTTGCCAACggtgtttgtctctctgtcacAAAGTGGGCTGACTTCAAGTTTGTGCTTTTTCTCGATGTCTCCTGCATCAATTAGGGCAAAACGTACCGGATTAATTGTACTTGTGAACCACACTGCTATCACAGAACGACAGAAAAGCAGACAGGTACCCTGTTGGAAGAACTCCTCTGTCACTTTCTCACTCCACTGTTTGCTCAGCTCCCAGGGTCTGCAGGGGTTGCAGATGTCTGCACACTTCAGGGCCATCTGCGgcgacagaaacaaaacaagaacccGCCGGTGTTAGCCGACCGGCTCGAGCCGAGTGAAGTTAACGgccaaaataaagcaaaacgaCCTGCAGGACGAAGTGACGGTGACTGGCGCTGCTCAAGCACAGGTTGTCCTGGTCTAGGTGCGTGCGAAATCTGGACAGGTAGTCGTTCTGTCTGCTGATGTCCGTGGCCAGGATTAAGGAGCCCAAATCCCTCTCCATGTTGAGACTGGAGAGTCAGGAAGAAcatattgattgattgatttttaagcaaaaaactGACTCGTCTATCAGAGGTTTCTCCAGAATCCGACTGACCTGTCCTCTGTGGGTAAATGAGAGAACAGCCCGGTCTCTCTGAGGAGACCCACTGCAGACTTCCAGTGGTGGTTTTCCAGAACTGAGGTATTCTGTGAGTTAAAATAGGGacactttattaaaacacattatgctttttttcctgttgtaggCGAGGCAGGCTGCAGCGAGGCTGTTATGCTGTCTCACTCTGTAGAGTGTTGCTAGATAGTGGTCAGTCTTGATGAGGAAAGGCTGGTTGACCCCGGGGTGGTCCAGGTCATGTGTGGCTGCTGCTAGGAGTCCCAGGAGGATGTCATAAGATGTTAGAGACTTTGCAAGCTGCATTCAGAAgggaaaaaatgacaataagaTTATGAAAACTTGTTAATATTCAAGAAGACTTTCTAAAAAAAGCAcctcaaagaaagaaaatacttAAACTGTAAAGTTGTGTCTCACCATGGGCTCCTGCAGGAAGCAGAACATGGCTTGTGTGACATCTGCAGCATGAACAGAGTTATGATATGGGTTGTCGTTGTGGTAGTCCTCCTGAACCAAGACCAGAAACCTCCAGAGTTTGACCATATCCAGCTGGAAGAGCTCCACCAAGCCATACTGGTTCAGCAGGTGGAAGGTCAGGGTGATCAGGCTGTTCCCTGAGCACAATTAGCACAATTAGTCTCTGTTGTCGTTCTTACTCAGCATTTTTCAGAAATACTTTTGAACAGAAAGTTTGCAAAGTATCTCGGGGCTGGAAAACATCTGGAGACTATTGTCAGTAGGAAATGTGTCATTATATGTACGATATGGATTCACTGAAAGTCTGAAAGAAGCTGTAACTTATGGTAACTGTCTGTTTACACCAAAGCTAAACATTAAATCTTGATTTTATTTGCTGTATTGGATGGAATATATGAGTTTCAGTCAAGCTGCAAACGAGGATCTGGACAAACGCTACATGTTTGTCCAACAGATGGCACCAACACTTCAGATCTGAAGGTGAAGCTGGATTCTGCAGTCAGTGCATAACTTCTACTGTTGTGACATGAAACACTACTTGAGGTCATATTTTGCTTACCATTTGTCAACTTATCAAAgaggaaaatgtcaaaattcCAGTTGCCCACTTTCTCCAGCATGCACTACgagacagagaggggaaaaaggGATAAACGTGTAGGtgttaagtttaaaaatacatttctataGATGGGATCGAGGTGTTATTGTATGCAGGATGTGCGTCATACTCTAGCCTGTCCACTGTAGTCTTCATCGAGGATGGGGAGGGGGATCTGCTGGGTGATTCCCCGCAGCAGGCGGGACGAGTGCAGGTATCTCTGGAAGCTGAGCAGTCTGTGAACCCTCCTTTCAGTACCAGAGCTGGCCGACGGGGAGCCGCAGCCCAGCCGAGCTGCGCGCACAAATACGGTTCAAAACATGCAACACGTACAATATGTTCCCTATGTTCcctcgctctttttttttttttgttcccagaGGCTCATTAGGCTTGGAGAATCGTTTGGCCCGGAGAACCTCTGTGGGGATCTGACACCGACACAGTCGTATCCAAACAGTCGCTGCTGACACAGCCGCCTACTCATAAGCCTTTCGTCTGGGATCACGCAGTAGACATGCTTTGTCAGTggtctctctttcacacacacactcagctgcgAGGCCACTTTGTATAAACTGTAGCTGAACTCTGGAAATTAAATGTagccatttcagtttttataagcTTTCACTCGGTGTAAAGAGTGATATTAAAGTCACACACTTGTTTGCaaaagtcagagaaaaaaatcctTGATCAAATGTTAAAGTCCCACACCTCagtttcaggaaaaacaaactgtgttgttGTTAAAGCAGTCAAGAGGGTGATCCAAACTCACCGTGAAGAGTTCGGAAGTCGATGCAAAGGTAAGGGTGGGAGCTTCTTCGTTCGGGTTCAAATCCAACCTGACTTCTTACTCTCACATCTCCTAGAAGAAATTAACACTTATTTCCTCAAGATTTACataatgcaaaaagaaaagtgtctcAAATGAGCagcacttcattttttttttaaatcatcattaGGCTACActtctaatttgttttttgctttaagtTCCACGAGGATGGGCTTTACCACAGGACAAAGAACggagcagggaaaaaaaaaaaaagagataaaaccGAATTAGGTGGGAATTATTATCAACACAGCTGACAAACTGTCTCAGATATTTAGAAGAAAACTTttattggacaaaaaaaaaaattcaggttttctgtcaatatccaaagactgaacaaaaactTTGAACCCTAATAGccaattttgatgtttttatgagcgctatgctaatttttttttaaacttcaccaCAATATTTGTAATGTTGCTCTGATTTTTTATCACTGTAGCACCTCTTGAAGTGTATTTGCTCCGTTTTAACGTCTCTTTAAGGCACATCTCCAGAAAATGCTTTGTTTGACGTAAACTAAGCTTTAGTGAAAAAGCAATTCATGGTAAAGTTGACCAATAAAGGAGGACAAACAGTCCAAATGGAATATTTTATGCAGTTGAAGAGAACTAACTTTAATAAGGACTTCATGAGTTTGCAGATATTTCCTCACAGAAAAGGCTAATTCATGCTGACAATCACTATGGTCAACTTTAGGAGATAagaatttatgtatttatattttttgtttttgtaggtaTGCACCAATCAGGTGGCTAATAACAAAAAATCGGTTGATTTTCAGTTTGACGAATGATCCGGCAccttatttattgtattttttacagcTAAGCAGCTGATTTGCAAGACCTCAGTAAGGACGTTTTTACTGAGTGAAGACTCAAAGTTAGCTATGTGAAATATTTGTAAGGTGTTGGAAAATAAAGTCAGATGAAGCACTTGAGGTGTAAAAAACTACTAAAAAGAAACTAGTTTTTTTTCGTATGAAGGTCTGTCTGCTGCTCACTTTTCTGCTCAGGCTGTTAGTTTCCTTTATAAGGTCAGCTGCCTCTTCAAATTCAGCTGGTGCACGTTTATGTTTTGAGGACAAGTTAAGGATGTTAAAAGAGTCATAATCTGGTCTACAGAGATATGCTGTAACTATCTTTcagattgattttatttgtacaaataccTCAGCGGAGGAGGATCATTACTGATAATGTTAGAAGATGTAAAAGTTCTTCAATTCAATTAGAAAATGTATAGTTCTTAgagaaaaaatcaaaatagaCAGGTCAGATCAGAGCTCTGATCAGAGCAGCTCcaatttttattcaaagaaatgcaaataaaatctgttttgtttaagttttctttcttgtcaaaactgcagctgacaggaatTTACTTCTTTGGAGTCTTGACAGAAAACCCTTCAAATgtgtcactttaaataaaaagagatcTTATCCAAACAACATCCTTTTGAAGTGGGACATTAAAATGCCAAAACCCATCATTTTGGTACTTCCAGCAAATCATAACAAGCAGAAGCTGTGATTTCAAAAAGTCTGATTTGACCCAGGCTTTGTGTGTGCTATTCATGCGCAGGaacagtcacacacaaacacacactcccatGTCCCAGAAGAGGAAACAGACAGAGAAGTGAACAGCTGAGCATGCAATGCCATGTCAGGACAGTCTGCTCTACTATTAGTACTCAGAGGCACTGAGAGTAATCTAGAGTCCATCTATGACTGTTTTTAGTAGTCAGGCAGAGGAGCGGGCTCCAGGTTTGGACCCCGCGGACGGCGGACGGCTCGCTTGTAGTCTGCAGTCAGGAGCAGTGAAAGTATAGCAAGGTGACAGGATGGTGCCGTGACACTTatgcagcaaaatgctagtgTGTAGATCCAGGCAAGACTGCATATGGAGGTAAACTGATCAATGTGCTAAACAGTGAAATGTTATGTTTTCAGCATTGCACTTCAAATCGTCTATATGCATCAAGGAAAGAGAGGAAAAGTCACACGCATGTGTTCCCACAACCAGCACGTTACTTACTTGCAAACAGCTGTTTGAATACTACACAAGCTCCTATCAAGATACCAAAAACTAAGAATTACAATTCATGTCATGAGGAAGAAAAGGTACTTGTAAAGGTTCTGGACATGAAAAACATGGGGAGAAACGAAACAGTGCATGCATTCCTGAGCAGTGGCCGTGTGCCCGCACGTATGTTTATCTGTCACATCTGCAGAGACGGGTGCCAGGAGCtcagtgcgtgtgtgtgtgtgtttcagagtgtCACAGGGTCCATGttcccccccacccaccccctaCGGTGCATTAGTGCCGGTTCTTTGGGGGAGATGTAGGTCATGTCATTATAACTGATGTGGCGAAAGCTCTGAGTGCTGCTATTTGAAAGCACATCAGCATTAAGTTGGCAGACTAAAGCCCGGCTCAGGCAAACACCGGCCTGCATTAGTGCGCCTCTCCTCCTCACACTcaatttattctgaaaatctaCACACACAGATGCTTTATGCCGGTGACGTACGAGGCTGCCATCATATTTAGCCAAAgggaaatgattaaaaagctaaaaggtcCTGCAGTCTGCTCAATAAAACTCTTGTTTCTGTGACTAAGAAAGGAATTATCGAAAACTTacaaaagttttgaaaaatttaacaaaacaactcCTAAAAGACTAGACgataaagtcacaaaaaaacaaaatcttcatGCACACTCCAACAGATCTCTGAGGTCTAATCGCATCTGTTCTTAATTCCTTTATTGATTAGAAAGCAATGACTGGTCCATTCTCTTCCCAGATGCCTTTGACTCCATCTGACTGGCAGAGCTGCAAGCCCTCCACATCCTCTCATCCATTTTCTAAACTGCTTACGCTGTTTTGGAGAAGACACAAAGACACGTGTGGAAACACAGGCCAACACTTTGCACGCCAGTCTTCGTTCTGTTTAGGACCGAAATGAAAACCCGTACGTCTaacaaagtgtaaaataaaacgtaAAAGACTAAACACAACAGATACAAAcctgaaattagaaaaaaggcCAAGAATTAATTAGTTATTTACTTCAGCCTTCCCTCAGTCCAAGCCCCATTTCATTGCTTTTTAAACCATTACATATTAATGGATTTGTGTcatgtggaaagattatgaacaattaatatcttacctgttgcaggtagccatttgaacgacctcagtttggaaaatgtggtttaattctgaccagactgacaagctaatggctagttcaagGCCAAATCAAAGGGCTACCTACAAGTAagataggttttttttgtttccaacctttccacagagccctactttttcaaagatctgaactaaccCTTTAAGAAATGGGCACCATCAAGGGTAAAATAAACTTCCTGCTCTCtgagaagtgtgtgtttgtgtgttgaacTGAGCGTATGCAGTAAGAACAGGGAAACACTTACCTAGCATACGAATGTAGAGAGCCGTCTGGTCGGAGCTGTCGTAGGAGATGGCCCCCCGTCTCTGAAAccaaacatcagcagcagctgtttaacGTGGACACAGACGTAACGTTGCGATTACATCACAATGTTCTGCTACAGATTATTCATCCTGAACTGATGCGTCGCCCCTCCGTGAATCATGTTCGAAAACAGGCTTTATTGGTACAATTTCATGTTTACGCGGCACTTGGTAAGTTCTTGGTGGCGTAAcgctgcttctgtttgttctaATCTGCGTTCGTGCATTGCTGTTACACACTGATAAAACATGTTCCTGCTTCATATTACGACCTGATACGGCTCTGCTAATCAGTCATGTGAGAAACACGTGCGCTACGAGGAAACAAACGCACATACAACTGCacccataaacacacacacagagtgttTTACGTTGAAGAAATTATAATGGCTGAACCCAATCTGACCCCACCCAgaagttttctcttttatgtTTACTTCCCTTTAAAGCTGTACCAAAAAGCACTGCTGGAACCACGGGATGATTTAAGTGGAGATTAAATGAACCCAAACACTTCCCTTTTCTGACATCAGTACACCCAGAGTCATTTGAATGCACTGAAAGCGTATTTAAATTGAAGTCCAAGGAAATGACAACGAACGGATTCAACAGATATTGTCATTGCAATGTTTAACAACATGCAATGTGCAGCCCCAGACAATATCAATtacaataaacccacattttctcttctgtcagCACAGTCATCTAAACCCGGTGTGG includes the following:
- the pde7a gene encoding high affinity cAMP-specific 3',5'-cyclic phosphodiesterase 7A isoform X2, yielding MEVCYQLPVLPLDRPVPKHVLSRRGAISFSSSSSLFGAPDPRQLSQRRGAISYDSSDQTALYIRMLGACVVFKQLFANVRVRSQVGFEPERRSSHPYLCIDFRTLHARLGCGSPSASSGTERRVHRLLSFQRYLHSSRLLRGITQQIPLPILDEDYSGQARCMLEKVGNWNFDIFLFDKLTNGNSLITLTFHLLNQYGLVELFQLDMVKLWRFLVLVQEDYHNDNPYHNSVHAADVTQAMFCFLQEPMLAKSLTSYDILLGLLAAATHDLDHPGVNQPFLIKTDHYLATLYRCPYFNSQNTSVLENHHWKSAVGLLRETGLFSHLPTEDSLNMERDLGSLILATDISRQNDYLSRFRTHLDQDNLCLSSASHRHFVLQMALKCADICNPCRPWELSKQWSEKVTEEFFQQGDIEKKHKLEVSPLCDRETNTVGNIQIGFMTYVAEPLFAEWARFSDTRLSQTMLGHMGLNKASWGGLQQEQTPASEEAEPSAAAATDSAAAAAATGSSSKEIPQGSRES
- the pde7a gene encoding high affinity cAMP-specific 3',5'-cyclic phosphodiesterase 7A isoform X4, with the translated sequence MEVCYQLPVLPLDRPVPKHVLSRRGAISFSSSSSLFGAPDPRQLSQRRGAISYDSSDQTALYIRMLGDVRVRSQVGFEPERRSSHPYLCIDFRTLHARLGCGSPSASSGTERRVHRLLSFQRYLHSSRLLRGITQQIPLPILDEDYSGQARCMLEKVGNWNFDIFLFDKLTNGNSLITLTFHLLNQYGLVELFQLDMVKLWRFLVLVQEDYHNDNPYHNSVHAADVTQAMFCFLQEPMLAKSLTSYDILLGLLAAATHDLDHPGVNQPFLIKTDHYLATLYRCPYFNSQNTSVLENHHWKSAVGLLRETGLFSHLPTEDSLNMERDLGSLILATDISRQNDYLSRFRTHLDQDNLCLSSASHRHFVLQMALKCADICNPCRPWELSKQWSEKVTEEFFQQGDIEKKHKLEVSPLCDRETNTVGNIQIGFMTYVAEPLFAEWARFSDTRLSQTMLGHMGLNKASWGGLQQEQTPASEEAEPSAAAATDSAAAAAATGSSSKEIPQGSRES
- the pde7a gene encoding high affinity cAMP-specific 3',5'-cyclic phosphodiesterase 7A isoform X6 — its product is MEVCYQLPVLPLDRPVPKHVLSRRGAISFSSSSSLFGAPDPRQLSQRRGAISYDSSDQTALYIRMLGDVRVRSQVGFEPERRSSHPYLCIDFRTLHARLGCGSPSASSGTERRVHRLLSFQRYLHSSRLLRGITQQIPLPILDEDYSGQARCMLEKVGNWNFDIFLFDKLTNGNSLITLTFHLLNQYGLVELFQLDMVKLWRFLVLVQEDYHNDNPYHNSVHAADVTQAMFCFLQEPMLAKSLTSYDILLGLLAAATHDLDHPGVNQPFLIKTDHYLATLYRNTSVLENHHWKSAVGLLRETGLFSHLPTEDSLNMERDLGSLILATDISRQNDYLSRFRTHLDQDNLCLSSASHRHFVLQMALKCADICNPCRPWELSKQWSEKVTEEFFQQGDIEKKHKLEVSPLCDRETNTVGNIQIGFMTYVAEPLFAEWARFSDTRLSQTMLGHMGLNKASWGGLQQEQTPASEEAEPSAAAATDSAAAAAATGSSSKEIPQGSRES
- the pde7a gene encoding high affinity cAMP-specific 3',5'-cyclic phosphodiesterase 7A isoform X1, producing the protein MEVCYQLPVLPLDRPVPKHVLSRRGAISFSSSSSLFGAPDPRQLSQRRGAISYDSSDQTALYIRMLGACVVFKQLFARDVRVRSQVGFEPERRSSHPYLCIDFRTLHARLGCGSPSASSGTERRVHRLLSFQRYLHSSRLLRGITQQIPLPILDEDYSGQARCMLEKVGNWNFDIFLFDKLTNGNSLITLTFHLLNQYGLVELFQLDMVKLWRFLVLVQEDYHNDNPYHNSVHAADVTQAMFCFLQEPMLAKSLTSYDILLGLLAAATHDLDHPGVNQPFLIKTDHYLATLYRCPYFNSQNTSVLENHHWKSAVGLLRETGLFSHLPTEDSLNMERDLGSLILATDISRQNDYLSRFRTHLDQDNLCLSSASHRHFVLQMALKCADICNPCRPWELSKQWSEKVTEEFFQQGDIEKKHKLEVSPLCDRETNTVGNIQIGFMTYVAEPLFAEWARFSDTRLSQTMLGHMGLNKASWGGLQQEQTPASEEAEPSAAAATDSAAAAAATGSSSKEIPQGSRES